The following proteins come from a genomic window of Anopheles ziemanni chromosome 3, idAnoZiCoDA_A2_x.2, whole genome shotgun sequence:
- the LOC131288092 gene encoding essential MCU regulator, mitochondrial, protein MVLTRLIRAVGRPTLLETSGSQQQVVRLPLRRKYTYRSGALKPMPDITPFGLLGIICTVIPGLLIGATISKNMANFLEENDLFVPSDDDDDDD, encoded by the coding sequence ATGGTTCTAACTCGACTAATTCGTGCCGTTGGTCGTCCGACCTTACTTGAAACGAGCGGAAGCCAGCAGCAGGTCGTACGGCTACCACTCCGCCGAAAGTACACTTATCGAAGTGGTGCCCTAAAGCCCATGCCCGACATTACACCCTTCGGATTGCTTGGTATCATTTGTACGGTTATCCCTGGTTTGCTCATTGGAGCCACCATCAGCAAGAACATGGCCAATTTTCTCGAAGAAAATGATCTTTTTGTGCCGtccgatgacgacgacgatgacgattaa
- the LOC131285234 gene encoding uncharacterized protein LOC131285234 has protein sequence MDGLKRKDFYNNNAVKRMKAASNQLTKKQRQESRYKIRQSNRDMSESEEENAGPTKMHHSKRINVVESNSTMLLISDQYQQRLHRLREFQQQKEMLRKKKASQAAPFIPYVSNTRIRDEVDSNRKGARALREMQLKPTEEALPRKRVSPLPMKFTKPRVDCWRTEGKREACKDVQLLAGGKEVAGEGVCRFVHPIAIVKPTKMTKEVKNAIKPAKNRLNIENVVNHLTRPKTALVTSTARKDKRKPLAFTFDPPSGLGVGRKTNTLTVADADSLFDGISPIDPIEDPSPHKKIILPKPNHEGESIWEPQPVAGILEATAIGCESGVILINDDSPVAEKALERKAALNESFTICDATDRAFENAEDSIFGCRPIITDEQVSIVSDIKQSAPLTEAGEKQDTADVSSSPREVSNKTVLSANRRSSIWSVTLVSGVDVPSPSFENAPITVICLDEPKQKDTSASSRKRSSLAFTEENINTVISPSVSNVQSDVANSMANPERRSSSIEPIVIQEGDTEDQPAAPPEEVLQKTNFYYQKVDSELARLQALCNEFAPYLEGEYELNDHCKGLIMAAQGQTNILINKKLTKFRDLIGHYKTKWNDRKVRNDDLDGFWLMVSLDLDNLDKRFAELRTLRENNWKESDPEPQPKEKKLQGAGVKKRAKKAAVGNGVASKPSSSIAAMIRKARQEQLKQKATNIDLGELAETVTFVKTPVRKSVRIAASPKRRSLQKRSSFCAGGTPTIIHWEHNASPASRKRKTIFPEIKQTTESVKSILKTPRIADKRRAKSVLFLDSGLDTPQTRRRQSSRTVVDTPKPKIKFNEELEIEHIDNLVARTPSRLDQELQKRRRQSLMLFSATSSDGE, from the exons ATGGATGGTTTAAAGCGTAAAGACTTTTATAACAACAATGCTGTAAAACGTATGAAAGCTGCTTCGAATCAACTAACCAAAAAGCAGCGCCAAGAGTCGCGATATAAAATACGCCAATCCAATCGCGATATGAGTGAATCGGAAGAGGAGAATGCTGGTCCAACGAAAATGCATCATAGCAAGCGTATTAACGTCGTGGAATCGAACAGCACGATGTTACTAATAAGCGATCAGTATCAACAGAGGTTGCATCGTTTGCGCGAATTTCAACAGCAAAAGGAAATGTTGCGAAAGAAGAAAGCATCCCAAGCAGCACCGTTCATTCCGTATGTTAGCAATACACGCATACGTGACGAAGTAGATAGCAATCGGAAGGGGGCACGGGCTCTGCGTGAAATGCAGTTGAAACCAACAGAGGAAGCTTTGCCTAGGAAACGGGTCTCACCTTTGCCTATGAAGTTCACAAAACCACGGGTGGACTGTTGGAGGACTGAAGGGAAAAGGGAAGCCTGTAAAGATGTACAACTGTTGGCTGGTGGAAAAGAGGTAGCTGGTGAAGGTGTGTGTCGGTTTGTTCACCCGATTGCTATCGTGAAACCCACTAAAATGACAAAGGAAGTAAAGAACGCCATTAAGCCTGCTAAGAATCGTCTAAACATCGAAAATGTTGTG AATCATCTGACCCGTCCGAAAACGGCATTGGTTACTTCAACTGCTCGCAAGGATAAACGCAAGCCTCTAGCTTTCACCTTCGATCCTCCGTCCGGGTTAGGTGTTGGCAGAAAGACAAATACGCTTACCGTGGCCGATGCAGACAGCTTGTTCGATGGTATTAGTCCGATCGATCCAATCGAAGATCCATCTCCacacaaaaaaattattttgccaAAGCCCAACCATGAGGGAGAGAGCATTTGGGAGCCTCAACCCGTGGCTGGTATTCTAGAAGCAACAGCCATCGGTTGTGAAAGCGGTGTTATTTTGATAAACGATGATTCACCAGTGGCTGAAAAGGCATTGGAACGGAAAGCAGCGTTGAATGAATCGTTCACTATATGCGATGCAACAGATCGTGCTTTCGAAAACGCCGAAGACAGCATCTTTGGATGCCGTCCAATAATCACAGACGAGCAGGTATCAATTGTGTCCGATATAAAGCAATCGGCCCCATTAACAGAAGCAGGAGAAAAACAGGATACGGCCGACGTGTCTTCCTCGCCAAGAGAAGTGTCTAACAAAACGGTTTTGTCTGCAAACCGACGATCATCTATCTGGTCTGTTACATTGGTATCTGGAGTCGATGTGCCATCGCCTAGTTTTGAAAATGCACCGATCACGGTCATTTGTCTCGACGAACCGAAACAAAAAGACACATCTGCATCGTCGCGGAAACGTTCTTCACTTGCATTCACGgaggaaaatataaatacaGTAATCTCTCCGAGTGTGTCGAACGTACAATCTGACGTAGCGAATAGCATGGCTAATCCGGAACGACGAAGCTCATCCATTGAACCGATAGTGATTCAAGAAGGCGATACAGAAGATCAACCAGCAGCCCCACCGGAAGAGGTGCTTCAAAAGACTAATTTTTATTACCAGAAGGTAGATAGCGAATTGGCACGTCTGCAGGCGCTTTGCAACGAGTTTGCGCCCTACCTGGAAGGAGAATATGAATTGAATGATCACTGTAAAGGCTTGATCATGGCGGCACAAGGGCAAACGAACATACTCATCAACAAGAAACTGACAAAGTTCCGCGACCTGATCGGACATTATAAAACCAAGTGGAACGATCGTAAGGTGCGCAACGATGATCTGGATGGATTCTGGCTAATGGTATCGCTCGATTTGGATAACCTAGACAAGCGCTTCGCCGAGCTGCGGACCCTGCGAGAAAATAACTGGAAGGAATCGGACCCAGAGCCGCAACCGAAGGAGAAGAAACTGCAAGGCGCCGGTGTTAAAAAGCGAGCTAAAAAAGCGGCCGTTGGAAACGGTGTCGCGTCAAAACCATCCTCATCTATTGCTGCGATGATACGGAAGGCACGGCAGGAACAGTTGAAACAAAAGGCTACAAATATTGACCTGGGCGAGCTGGCGGAGACCGTTACATTTGTTAAGACACCTGTGAGAAAGTCCGTTCGCATTGCAGCGTCACCCAAACGCAGAAGTTTGCAGAAGCGATCGTCCTTCTGCGCCGGAGGTACACCGACAATTATCCACTGGGAGCACAATGCAAGCCCGGCTTCTAGAAAACGTAAAACGATTTTTCCCGAG attAAACAAACTACGGAAAGCGTTAAGTCTATCCTTAAGACACCCAGAATCGCAGATAAACGACGGGCGAAAAGTGTTCTTTTCCTTGATTCCGGTCTCGATACACCCCAAACACGACGTAGACAGAGCAGCCGGACTGTAGTGGACACACCGAAACCGAAGATAAAGTTCAACGAAGAGCTTGAAATTGAGCACATTGACAACCTAGTGGCCCGTACGCCATCGCGGTTGGACCAGGAATTACAGAAAAGGCGTCGACAGTCCTTGATGTTATTCTCGGCCACAAGTTCggatggggaa
- the LOC131289995 gene encoding diphthamide biosynthesis protein 3 produces the protein MSVYHDEIEIEDFEYDEEEEMYYYPCPCGDRFQISREELIAGEEIATCPSCSLIVKVIYDPDAFAAEQDEAEVNSNAVVEQLEKN, from the coding sequence ATGAGTGTGTATCACGATGAGATCGAAATCGAAGATTTCGAGTACGATGAGGAGGAAGAGATGTACTACTACCCATGCCCGTGCGGGGACCGATTCCAGATCAGCCGCGAAGAGCTAATAGCCGGCGAAGAAATAGCCACCTGCCCCAGCTGCTCGCTGATAGTGAAAGTAATTTACGACCCGGACGCCTTCGCAGCCGAACAGGACGAGGCCGAAGTGAATAGTAATGCGGTGGTGGAACAGTTGGAGAAAAACTAA
- the LOC131287841 gene encoding galectin-5-like — MATIPIHSPVIPFLGLIPGGLSHGRMLRIKGIITKHGERCQIHIQSGAALSPRDDVTLHISIRPNEYAIVRNTIKNQVVGPEERHGGCPVRYGEPFDLLILAEGGQYKIAFNGVHFCTFAHRLPVHHGRYIAISGGCVIYSILSEHDQPGSSSYQPNMPSSYPHSIGFAPPPPPSMPMAPPPPYTPLPTHPIGGGGGHYKGRTRRALFLKLF, encoded by the exons ATGGCTACGATTCCGATTCATTCTCCC GTTATCCCATTTTTGGGGCTTATTCCGGGTGGATTGAGCCACGGACGCATGCTGCGCATAAAAGGCATTATTACCAAACATGGCGAACG CTGTCAAATTCATATTCAATCCGGTGCAGCTTTGTCGCCGCGGGACGACGTCACGTTGCACATCAGCATCCGTCCGAACGAGTACGCCATCGTTCGGAATACGATCAAGAACCAGGTGGTCGGTCCGGAGGAGCGTCACGGCGGTTGCCCGGTACGCTACGGTGAGCCGTTCGATTTGCTGATACTGGCGGAAGGAGGGCAGTACAAAATTGCCTTCAATGGAGTGCACTTTTGCACGTTCGCCCACCGTTTGCCGGTGCATCACGGCCGTTACATCGCGATCAGTGGCGGTTGCGTGATTTATTCGATCCTCTCCGAGCACGATCAGCCAGGTTCTTCGTCATACCAGCCGAACA TGCCATCATCGTACCCACACTCGATAGGATTCgctccacctccaccgccatCGATGCCAATggcgccaccaccaccgtacaCACCCCTACCTACGCACCcgatcggtggcggtggtggacaCTACAAAGGTAGAACACGCCGAGCGCTCTTTCTGAAGCTGTTCTGA